A genomic window from Haladaptatus caseinilyticus includes:
- the dph2 gene encoding diphthamide biosynthesis enzyme Dph2, translating into MSQESEYSEGDLRKTGMALKHDREWDYELDRIIEAVEERDAEKVGLQFPEGLKRRGPSVADDLRELLPDDVTILLSGQPCYGACDLDTYLMKRTDVFVHFGHSPMKNTDKVIYVPLFSNVDVFPIMEESVEELEVGDVGLVTTAQHMNRFEEMKEWLEDRGFTVHTRKGDDRLTHEGQVLGCNYASADIDADQVLYVGGGKFHPLGLAMEHPDKTVVIADPVNNVVTVADTEKFLKQRYGAVHRAMDAEKWGVIFCTKIGQGRWDVAQDILDENDNAYLITMDEVTPDRLRNFNMDAFVNTGCPRITTDDGPQFHKPMLTPGEYEIAVGNEPLDSLEFDTFHGTW; encoded by the coding sequence ATGAGCCAAGAGAGCGAGTACAGCGAGGGGGATTTGCGGAAGACGGGAATGGCCCTCAAACATGATCGGGAGTGGGATTACGAACTCGACCGTATCATCGAAGCTGTCGAGGAGCGTGACGCGGAGAAGGTCGGCTTGCAGTTCCCCGAGGGACTCAAGCGAAGGGGACCGAGCGTAGCCGACGACCTCCGGGAGCTACTCCCCGACGATGTGACGATTCTGCTCTCGGGACAGCCGTGTTACGGTGCCTGTGACTTGGATACCTATCTGATGAAGCGAACCGACGTGTTCGTCCACTTCGGCCACTCCCCGATGAAGAACACGGACAAAGTCATCTACGTCCCGCTGTTCTCGAACGTCGATGTCTTCCCCATCATGGAGGAATCGGTGGAAGAACTCGAAGTCGGTGACGTGGGGCTGGTCACGACCGCCCAACACATGAACCGCTTCGAGGAGATGAAAGAGTGGCTGGAAGACCGCGGATTCACCGTTCACACCCGAAAGGGCGACGATCGACTGACCCACGAGGGACAGGTCCTTGGCTGTAACTACGCCTCCGCGGATATCGACGCGGACCAAGTGCTCTACGTCGGCGGCGGCAAGTTCCACCCCCTCGGACTGGCGATGGAACATCCCGACAAGACCGTCGTCATCGCCGACCCGGTGAACAACGTCGTCACGGTTGCGGATACCGAAAAATTCCTGAAACAACGCTACGGCGCGGTTCACCGCGCGATGGACGCCGAGAAGTGGGGCGTCATCTTCTGCACCAAAATCGGACAGGGTCGATGGGACGTGGCACAGGACATCCTCGACGAGAACGACAACGCCTACCTCATCACGATGGACGAGGTGACGCCCGACCGCCTCCGGAACTTCAACATGGATGCCTTCGTCAACACGGGATGCCCACGCATCACGACCGACGACGGACCGCAGTTCCACAAGCCGATGTTGACCCCCGGCGAATACGAAATCGCGGTCGGCAACGAACCACTCGACTCGCTCGAATTCGACACCTTCCACGGTACGTGGTAG
- a CDS encoding rhomboid family intramembrane serine protease, with protein MVSLLDGWPIRVAIPLGLVLSILVVWSLDRPQGKWGTALRKRFLFGVPWGTLVSVVGVVAVYLFVQGGWDHWRNPVTVAFASWSYLYPLGMLLGSFSHAGPGHLIGNMTSTLALAPLAEYYFSHYPTERGEESGSSWRTNPWIRAFVLFPLGAIVIGLGTSVLAWGPVIGFSGVVFAFVGFALVRYPLGTIVALSAQGVVSTLYQAFLDPRILGEASTSFSRPWWFGIAVQGHTLGFFLGAVAGVYLLRKRDVRSSALRTWTGSFVLLMSLSLWALWWYRGLEKYVLFRGLGVLFVLALSILVTVAVRTTDREAFGPTVRQAGTVLLLIPLVAMAGIAVPINLTTVDGDGTADVGSAVEIDGYTVMYAENVPNQKVSVIDVSLGGETTQVNTSGVIVVNENREIWSREVSKGQLAHAGRRTVRVGGVGWQKAVHVKREGWSASGGGTAYQVWLRSDSNRWKHVFSSDAVTADPVLAGKQVSIAVHRDRFTLELSANNSTVASGPLPAPSSSITLRGVTFERTNDRIVAVIDDTRVQVAKKETYGS; from the coding sequence ATGGTGTCGTTGCTCGACGGGTGGCCGATTCGGGTCGCAATCCCGCTCGGCTTGGTACTCTCGATTCTCGTCGTCTGGTCTTTGGATCGTCCGCAGGGGAAATGGGGAACGGCACTTCGCAAACGGTTCCTGTTCGGTGTTCCGTGGGGGACACTCGTCTCCGTCGTCGGCGTCGTCGCCGTCTACCTGTTCGTGCAGGGAGGGTGGGACCACTGGCGCAATCCCGTTACGGTCGCGTTTGCGTCGTGGTCGTATCTCTACCCGTTGGGGATGCTTCTCGGATCGTTTTCGCACGCCGGACCGGGGCATCTCATCGGCAACATGACGAGCACGCTCGCCCTCGCGCCGCTGGCGGAGTACTACTTCAGCCACTATCCGACCGAACGCGGCGAGGAGTCCGGGTCGTCGTGGCGCACGAACCCGTGGATTCGTGCATTCGTGCTGTTCCCGCTCGGCGCAATCGTCATCGGCCTCGGGACGAGCGTTTTGGCGTGGGGGCCGGTTATCGGATTTTCCGGTGTCGTCTTCGCTTTCGTCGGATTCGCGCTGGTTCGGTACCCGTTGGGGACCATCGTCGCGCTCTCGGCACAGGGAGTCGTCAGCACGCTCTACCAAGCGTTTCTCGATCCACGAATACTCGGCGAGGCGTCCACGTCGTTCTCACGCCCGTGGTGGTTCGGCATCGCCGTGCAGGGACACACGCTCGGGTTCTTCCTCGGCGCGGTTGCGGGCGTTTACCTCCTTCGGAAACGGGACGTTCGATCGAGTGCCCTCCGGACCTGGACGGGGAGTTTCGTCCTCCTGATGTCGCTGTCGCTGTGGGCGCTCTGGTGGTACCGTGGGTTGGAAAAATACGTCCTCTTTCGCGGCCTCGGCGTCTTGTTCGTCCTCGCGCTTTCGATACTCGTGACAGTGGCGGTCCGAACGACCGACCGGGAAGCGTTCGGGCCGACCGTCAGACAGGCGGGGACGGTCCTGTTGTTGATTCCGCTGGTTGCGATGGCCGGAATCGCGGTTCCGATAAATCTCACCACTGTCGATGGCGACGGAACCGCGGATGTCGGTTCCGCCGTCGAAATCGACGGCTACACCGTGATGTACGCGGAAAACGTGCCGAACCAAAAAGTGTCCGTCATCGACGTTTCGCTCGGTGGCGAGACGACGCAAGTGAACACGAGCGGCGTCATCGTCGTCAACGAAAACCGAGAAATCTGGTCCCGTGAGGTGTCGAAGGGGCAACTCGCACATGCCGGTCGGAGAACGGTCAGGGTCGGCGGTGTCGGATGGCAGAAAGCGGTTCACGTAAAACGAGAGGGTTGGAGCGCGAGCGGCGGTGGAACCGCCTATCAGGTGTGGTTGCGTTCGGATTCGAACCGGTGGAAGCACGTGTTTTCCTCCGACGCTGTGACCGCCGACCCCGTGCTCGCTGGTAAGCAGGTTTCGATCGCCGTACATCGTGATCGGTTCACCCTCGAACTGTCGGCAAACAATTCGACAGTCGCAAGCGGTCCGCTTCCGGCCCCGAGCTCCTCGATTACGCTTCGAGGAGTTACGTTCGAGCGAACCAACGACCGCATCGTCGCCGTCATCGACGATACCCGCGTTCAGGTGGCAAAGAAGGAAACGTATGGCAGCTAA
- a CDS encoding extracellular solute-binding protein, with product MERRRFLRYAGGSLVLGSGVASVTFAGNDGTSALVAGSLQRLASNVGSASVEAHGSVAARRLIVSGAREPDAVALADPTLLSGLSARASLFATNALVIAYDPESPFAEEVERKWRSAMRREQIVVGRTDPDRDPLGYRTVMALELAGERDLLGKIRVVPETGLLRSLEGGAFDAVFAYRNMAVEHGLPFVTLPDELDFSNPEFGDHYATASVELPKRTVRGAPIRYAATALTEAGKPWVEQLVSGRRRLRSAGFSVPASYPTRTRVRD from the coding sequence ATGGAACGGCGGCGATTTCTTCGGTACGCTGGCGGTTCGCTCGTCCTCGGAAGCGGCGTAGCCTCCGTCACGTTCGCGGGGAACGATGGTACCTCAGCGCTCGTCGCTGGAAGCCTTCAGCGGCTCGCCTCGAATGTCGGTAGTGCGTCGGTCGAAGCCCACGGAAGCGTCGCTGCTCGACGGCTCATCGTCTCGGGTGCGCGCGAACCGGACGCGGTTGCGCTCGCGGACCCAACACTCCTTTCAGGACTTTCCGCGCGTGCGTCCCTGTTTGCGACGAACGCACTCGTCATCGCGTACGACCCTGAATCGCCGTTTGCCGAGGAGGTCGAACGGAAATGGCGGAGCGCGATGCGCCGGGAGCAAATCGTCGTCGGGCGGACGGACCCCGACCGTGACCCCCTCGGTTACCGAACCGTGATGGCACTGGAACTCGCCGGAGAGCGCGACCTGCTCGGGAAAATACGCGTCGTCCCCGAAACTGGACTCCTCCGAAGTTTGGAAGGTGGTGCGTTCGATGCGGTGTTCGCGTACCGGAATATGGCCGTCGAACACGGCCTTCCCTTCGTTACACTCCCGGACGAACTCGATTTCTCGAATCCCGAGTTCGGCGACCACTACGCCACCGCAAGCGTCGAACTCCCGAAACGAACCGTTCGCGGCGCGCCGATTCGGTACGCCGCGACGGCGCTGACGGAGGCAGGAAAACCGTGGGTCGAACAGTTGGTCTCCGGGCGGAGGCGGCTTCGTTCGGCCGGGTTTTCGGTCCCAGCGTCGTATCCAACCCGAACGAGGGTAAGGGATTAA
- a CDS encoding FAS1-like dehydratase domain-containing protein, producing MSDVPAEGDTETYTRTFTDEDVEQFADLSGDRGSHHEASAGEDRMVHGLLTATLPTKIGGDMDYVARTMTFEFQRPVYVGEEVTCKSTVEAFESHETRHEMVASFTCRNEDGEVVLDGQTEGVIFR from the coding sequence ATGTCAGACGTTCCAGCGGAAGGCGACACGGAGACGTACACGCGGACGTTCACGGATGAAGACGTCGAACAGTTCGCCGACCTTTCAGGAGACCGAGGGAGCCACCACGAAGCGTCGGCGGGGGAAGACCGGATGGTACACGGATTACTGACCGCGACGCTCCCGACGAAAATCGGCGGTGACATGGATTACGTCGCTCGAACGATGACGTTCGAATTCCAGCGGCCCGTGTACGTCGGCGAGGAGGTCACGTGTAAATCGACAGTCGAGGCGTTCGAGTCCCACGAAACGCGTCACGAGATGGTCGCATCGTTCACCTGCCGGAACGAAGATGGAGAAGTCGTTCTCGATGGGCAGACGGAGGGTGTTATTTTTCGGTAG
- a CDS encoding MaoC/PaaZ C-terminal domain-containing protein — translation MSMSLPPAEGSVYTYERTFTEADVRQFGEVSGDQQAIHTEPDEEGRLVVQGLLTATLPTKIGGDLSYIARTMEFDFLEPVHTGNTIGCEWTNETVEERDDRYTLTSSVVCHNQEDETVMKGHIDGLIWKE, via the coding sequence ATGTCGATGTCGTTACCGCCAGCGGAAGGCTCTGTCTACACCTACGAACGGACGTTTACCGAAGCGGACGTCCGCCAATTCGGCGAGGTCTCGGGGGACCAGCAGGCGATTCACACCGAACCTGACGAGGAAGGCCGTCTGGTCGTTCAGGGGCTGCTCACGGCCACTCTCCCGACGAAAATCGGGGGCGATTTGAGCTATATCGCCAGGACGATGGAATTCGACTTCCTCGAACCGGTACACACAGGGAACACGATCGGCTGTGAATGGACGAACGAAACAGTCGAGGAACGGGATGACCGCTACACGCTCACGAGTTCGGTCGTATGTCACAACCAGGAGGATGAAACGGTGATGAAGGGACACATCGACGGGCTCATCTGGAAGGAGTAG
- a CDS encoding Gfo/Idh/MocA family protein yields MNLGVLGTARIAHHSFVPAVESTDHEVTAIASRSERLAKEFAETHGISRSFGSYEELLESDVDAVYIPLPNSLHAEWTKRAADHDLHVLCEKPLAVNAEEAREMGDYCDDRDVTLMEAMMFRYYPRTERMAEVADELGDVRSVDAGFHSSLRRWPAGTRYDPDLGGGCLLDVGVYAIEVARLFFGEPERVVAQVGDPDGMGVETQASGILAYSGGRTAQIGCSFRLQDAQYCRVEGTEGLLHADRAFSVGRDPSEFELQFPGRHVTESFASADPYALELERFAEYVEDGERPRTDAREAERTLAVVDALRESDETGGWVAVSG; encoded by the coding sequence ATGAATCTGGGGGTGTTAGGTACCGCCCGTATCGCGCATCATTCGTTCGTTCCGGCGGTCGAGTCCACGGACCACGAAGTCACTGCCATCGCGTCGCGGAGCGAAAGACTGGCCAAAGAATTCGCAGAAACGCACGGGATTTCACGGTCTTTCGGCTCGTACGAGGAACTCCTCGAATCCGACGTGGACGCCGTGTACATTCCGCTGCCAAACTCGCTTCACGCCGAGTGGACGAAACGCGCCGCGGACCACGACCTCCACGTACTCTGTGAAAAACCGCTGGCAGTGAACGCCGAGGAGGCACGCGAGATGGGCGACTACTGCGACGACCGGGACGTCACGTTGATGGAAGCGATGATGTTTCGTTACTATCCCCGGACCGAGCGAATGGCGGAAGTCGCGGACGAACTCGGCGACGTTCGGTCGGTCGATGCCGGGTTTCACTCGTCGCTCCGTCGGTGGCCCGCGGGAACACGGTACGACCCCGACCTCGGCGGTGGCTGCCTCCTCGATGTGGGCGTCTACGCCATCGAAGTCGCACGTTTGTTTTTCGGTGAGCCGGAACGCGTCGTCGCTCAGGTCGGTGACCCCGATGGGATGGGCGTCGAAACACAGGCGTCAGGCATCCTCGCGTATTCGGGCGGGCGAACCGCGCAAATCGGTTGTTCGTTTCGTCTACAAGACGCCCAGTACTGCCGGGTGGAAGGAACCGAGGGACTGCTTCACGCCGACCGAGCGTTCTCGGTCGGTCGTGACCCAAGCGAGTTCGAACTGCAGTTTCCGGGAAGACACGTCACTGAATCGTTCGCGTCCGCGGACCCCTATGCTCTCGAATTGGAGCGGTTCGCGGAGTACGTCGAAGACGGTGAGCGTCCACGAACTGACGCCCGAGAGGCGGAGAGGACACTGGCCGTAGTGGACGCGCTTCGGGAAAGCGATGAAACCGGAGGGTGGGTCGCTGTCTCGGGCTGA
- a CDS encoding lipase family alpha/beta hydrolase, which produces MVDDTTSDTGQTHRVSRRAVLRGTATAAVGLAGVAGTVAGFEGDDGDIVGPSDFPRATTRGHFDIHWWYGDQLTDGHTATDYSTVGDIPGYGSVNPEEVMISVHGWLVEKDAAPDHFETVKTSLRNNGYDHPVIGFSYDSDTSLDNWWPATDIAERNGAKLADFITDYRARTGARVRLIGHSLGGRVVPATIEALNSWGYRDHIESATLLGAAADNNSVAVDGEYGDSIANVVGSMDNFWKSDDSVLNWAYSVGEFDSAVGEEGCEGTPPVNYTDHNVDYVPDHFSYHEPGDGCMSEVVAQF; this is translated from the coding sequence ATGGTAGACGATACCACCAGTGACACAGGTCAGACTCACCGAGTAAGCCGTCGAGCAGTCCTTCGTGGCACGGCTACCGCCGCGGTCGGACTCGCCGGCGTGGCCGGAACCGTTGCCGGGTTCGAGGGTGACGACGGGGACATCGTCGGCCCGTCAGATTTCCCCCGTGCGACGACGCGCGGTCATTTCGACATCCACTGGTGGTACGGTGACCAGTTGACGGACGGTCACACCGCCACGGACTACAGTACCGTCGGCGACATTCCAGGCTACGGAAGCGTGAATCCCGAAGAGGTGATGATTTCCGTTCACGGGTGGCTGGTCGAGAAGGATGCCGCACCCGACCATTTCGAGACGGTGAAAACGTCGCTCCGAAACAACGGCTACGACCATCCCGTCATCGGATTCAGCTACGATTCCGACACGAGCCTCGATAACTGGTGGCCCGCCACCGACATCGCCGAGCGGAACGGCGCGAAACTCGCTGACTTCATCACCGACTATCGCGCTCGAACCGGCGCTCGGGTTCGCCTCATCGGTCACTCCCTCGGCGGGCGCGTCGTTCCCGCGACGATCGAGGCGCTCAATTCGTGGGGGTACCGCGATCATATCGAGTCGGCCACCCTGCTCGGCGCGGCGGCGGACAACAATTCCGTCGCAGTGGACGGCGAGTACGGCGACAGCATCGCAAACGTCGTCGGGTCGATGGACAACTTCTGGAAAAGCGACGACAGCGTCCTGAACTGGGCGTACTCCGTCGGCGAGTTCGACTCCGCCGTCGGCGAGGAAGGCTGTGAGGGCACTCCGCCCGTAAACTACACCGACCATAACGTGGACTACGTCCCCGACCACTTCTCCTATCACGAACCCGGTGACGGCTGTATGTCCGAAGTCGTCGCGCAGTTCTGA
- a CDS encoding TspO/MBR family protein translates to METVRRPSFSWSDVPALLASIVVCQLAGIVPSILTANDVATWYTTLQKPAFTPPSWVFGPVWTTLYLLTGIALYLVWRRGNRGALVIFAVQLALNAAWTLVFFGMRWPAGGLVVIVALLVAIGATIVAFTRVDRRAGLLLVPYALWVSFATVLNYELWRLN, encoded by the coding sequence ATGGAAACAGTCCGCCGTCCATCGTTTTCGTGGAGTGACGTGCCCGCCCTCCTCGCCAGTATCGTCGTCTGCCAACTCGCGGGAATCGTCCCGTCGATTCTCACCGCAAACGACGTTGCAACGTGGTACACGACGCTCCAAAAACCGGCATTTACGCCGCCGAGTTGGGTGTTCGGTCCGGTGTGGACGACCCTCTACTTGCTGACGGGGATCGCGCTCTATCTGGTGTGGCGACGGGGTAATCGAGGTGCACTCGTCATCTTCGCCGTGCAACTCGCGCTCAACGCGGCGTGGACGCTGGTCTTTTTCGGCATGCGTTGGCCCGCTGGCGGACTCGTCGTCATCGTCGCACTGCTGGTTGCCATCGGCGCGACGATCGTCGCGTTCACCCGAGTCGACCGCCGTGCTGGCCTCCTGCTCGTTCCCTATGCCCTCTGGGTAAGCTTCGCAACCGTACTGAACTACGAACTCTGGCGGTTGAACTGA
- a CDS encoding YlbF family regulator — MSVDTKADVSDEGTSVEEMATELGEAIVNTTEYQQFEEAKSAVEADEDAQEKIKKFERLRQEFMLARQTGEATQEDVTKVQEAQEDLHSLPVMAEYLDAQDKLSARLEDLNRAISDPLAVDFGQQAGGCCQDE; from the coding sequence ATGAGCGTAGACACGAAAGCCGACGTGAGCGACGAGGGAACCAGCGTGGAGGAGATGGCGACCGAACTCGGCGAAGCGATCGTGAACACGACGGAGTACCAGCAGTTCGAGGAGGCCAAATCCGCAGTCGAGGCGGACGAGGATGCCCAGGAGAAAATCAAGAAATTCGAACGCCTCCGACAGGAGTTCATGCTCGCGCGTCAGACCGGTGAAGCGACCCAAGAGGACGTAACGAAGGTCCAGGAAGCACAGGAAGACCTCCACTCGCTTCCCGTGATGGCGGAGTATCTCGATGCACAGGACAAGCTTTCCGCCCGACTCGAAGACCTGAACCGAGCGATTTCCGACCCGCTCGCGGTCGATTTCGGTCAGCAGGCAGGCGGTTGCTGTCAGGACGAATAA
- a CDS encoding DUF4397 domain-containing protein → MRETKPTRIVTVGLVALMLTVSVGAVGMGAMAVQDTTTTTTNETTAGTNETTVVAEGTSPGLNETTTAGANETTTAGANETTTAAANETTTAAANETTTAAANETTTAAANETTVAGEAGKAQVRVAHMSPDAPPVDVLVDGETVVSNLSYGNVTDYAALSAGEHNVTITAAGDPSTVVFSENVTFEADTNYTAVAQGEISENANRPFEVNILEDDFTAPGAGNASVRLVHVSPDAPPVDVTVAGSNTTLFDNVSYGNATAYEEVPAGDYTLEVRPATANDDGEVVGTFNVTLNESTAYSAFAAGYINPAAAPESGQNNPFELILVEDFVFEQVTKTTAAETAAKETTAAKATATTAKKTTAKKAPKETTAKETTAKKAPPKETTVNRTTAKETEITANKTTAQKETTVSETTVAGTETTVTETTAAKETTRQQTTVKATATAKPTKAVETTAKATTVKETTAKEHTPRKTPAKKTTAGETTTDDHKKSSSDDSS, encoded by the coding sequence ATGAGGGAAACAAAACCGACACGGATAGTGACAGTCGGATTGGTAGCACTGATGCTGACAGTTAGCGTCGGCGCCGTAGGTATGGGAGCGATGGCTGTCCAGGATACGACGACAACGACGACTAACGAGACGACTGCCGGAACGAACGAGACGACCGTCGTGGCGGAGGGGACATCTCCGGGGCTAAACGAGACCACGACTGCCGGGGCAAACGAGACGACAACCGCTGGAGCAAACGAGACGACAACCGCCGCAGCAAACGAAACCACAACCGCCGCAGCGAACGAAACGACAACTGCTGCGGCAAACGAGACGACAACCGCCGCAGCGAACGAGACGACCGTCGCTGGGGAAGCGGGCAAAGCACAGGTTCGTGTCGCCCATATGTCGCCGGACGCACCTCCGGTTGACGTCCTCGTGGACGGCGAAACGGTGGTGTCGAACCTCTCGTACGGCAACGTCACGGACTATGCAGCCCTTTCGGCAGGTGAGCACAACGTCACGATCACCGCCGCGGGCGACCCGAGTACGGTCGTCTTCTCGGAGAACGTGACGTTCGAGGCTGATACGAATTACACCGCCGTCGCACAGGGCGAAATTTCGGAGAACGCGAACCGGCCCTTCGAAGTCAACATCCTCGAGGACGACTTCACCGCACCCGGCGCGGGTAACGCCTCGGTTCGGCTCGTTCACGTCTCGCCCGACGCGCCACCGGTTGACGTAACCGTCGCTGGAAGCAACACCACGCTCTTCGACAACGTCTCGTACGGCAACGCGACGGCGTACGAAGAGGTTCCTGCGGGCGACTACACGCTCGAAGTCCGTCCCGCGACCGCGAACGACGACGGTGAAGTCGTCGGGACGTTCAACGTGACGCTCAACGAGAGTACGGCGTACTCCGCCTTCGCGGCAGGCTACATCAACCCGGCTGCTGCGCCCGAAAGCGGACAGAACAACCCGTTCGAACTCATCCTCGTCGAGGACTTCGTGTTCGAGCAAGTGACAAAGACGACCGCGGCGGAGACGGCCGCGAAGGAAACGACCGCGGCCAAAGCGACGGCCACGACGGCAAAGAAAACCACCGCGAAGAAAGCGCCGAAAGAGACGACTGCGAAGGAAACGACGGCGAAGAAGGCGCCGCCGAAAGAAACGACGGTCAACAGAACGACTGCGAAGGAGACGGAAATCACGGCCAACAAGACGACCGCGCAAAAGGAGACCACGGTTAGCGAGACGACCGTTGCGGGGACGGAAACCACGGTCACCGAAACGACCGCGGCGAAGGAGACCACACGACAACAAACGACGGTGAAAGCAACGGCGACGGCGAAGCCGACGAAAGCCGTGGAAACGACGGCGAAAGCTACCACGGTGAAGGAGACGACCGCAAAGGAACACACTCCGAGGAAAACACCCGCGAAGAAAACCACAGCAGGGGAAACCACTACGGACGACCACAAAAAGAGCAGTTCCGACGACAGCAGCTAA
- a CDS encoding apurinic/apyrimidinic endonuclease family protein, producing MSATRPSTIESAIECCRPTDKTPVTLDASALPSARTDLRELQNELDANDLVPAGVTVDACFDADCSFATQDEADRIRECVRTAAFLGAGTVTVEFGNVADESKVRPSLAALKERADREGVTLELDGPLSFDD from the coding sequence ATGAGCGCAACTCGTCCCTCGACTATCGAATCCGCCATCGAATGCTGCCGACCGACCGACAAAACGCCCGTGACGCTCGACGCATCCGCGCTTCCGAGCGCACGAACCGACCTCCGCGAACTGCAGAACGAACTCGACGCGAACGACCTCGTTCCCGCGGGTGTGACGGTTGACGCTTGCTTCGACGCGGATTGCTCCTTTGCCACGCAGGACGAGGCGGACCGGATCCGCGAGTGCGTTCGAACCGCGGCGTTCCTCGGTGCAGGTACCGTTACCGTCGAATTCGGCAACGTCGCTGACGAATCGAAAGTTCGTCCCTCCCTCGCGGCCCTGAAAGAGCGTGCCGATCGAGAAGGCGTTACGCTCGAACTCGACGGCCCGCTCTCGTTCGACGACTGA
- a CDS encoding NUDIX domain-containing protein produces MNGISAIRHRNDVREGTRTFSLPADNFATVKSTIESGRDQWAGVVVTNEDGRILLVENGWSDGWVVPGGTVEVDETLAGAAVREVAEETGVSIELDGPLLVERQTFTHDGKAVSGHFVLFGGTADEAEIGSDLGVEGETICDARWFTTLPELTIDYRAEIEAFRG; encoded by the coding sequence GTGAACGGGATATCCGCCATTCGTCACCGGAACGACGTGAGGGAGGGAACGCGGACGTTTTCGCTACCGGCGGATAACTTCGCGACCGTCAAATCGACCATCGAATCCGGGCGCGACCAGTGGGCCGGTGTGGTCGTAACGAACGAAGATGGGCGTATTTTGTTGGTCGAAAACGGGTGGAGCGATGGGTGGGTCGTTCCGGGTGGCACGGTCGAAGTAGACGAAACGCTCGCAGGGGCCGCGGTCAGGGAAGTTGCGGAGGAAACCGGCGTGTCAATCGAACTCGATGGACCCCTTCTCGTCGAGCGTCAGACGTTCACGCACGATGGAAAGGCGGTTTCGGGTCATTTCGTCCTGTTCGGCGGGACTGCAGACGAGGCCGAAATCGGTTCCGACCTCGGCGTCGAGGGTGAGACGATTTGCGATGCACGGTGGTTCACAACCCTTCCGGAACTGACAATCGACTACCGGGCGGAAATCGAGGCGTTTCGAGGGTAG
- a CDS encoding METTL5 family protein: MGKRALERRLSAVADFADPQVELEQYATPADLAAHLVHLADVHHDVAGRTVLDLGTGTGMLAIGAATRSPRRVVGLDRDGTAIEQARENESHVAPETPIEWVVGDATRAPLCRKNLRAKSVDSAESTELTESASSVTVLMNPPFGAQTGNQHADRAFLETTSAIADVSYSIHNEGSLDFVEAFAEDAAADVTHAFRAELPLSRQFEFQREERKVIDVEVFRIEWR, from the coding sequence ATGGGGAAACGTGCGCTGGAACGTCGGCTTTCCGCAGTCGCCGACTTCGCCGATCCGCAGGTCGAACTGGAGCAGTACGCGACACCCGCGGACCTCGCGGCCCATCTCGTTCATCTCGCCGACGTTCACCACGACGTTGCCGGACGGACGGTTCTCGATCTCGGCACCGGAACCGGGATGCTCGCGATCGGGGCCGCGACTCGTAGTCCCCGACGTGTCGTGGGACTCGACCGAGATGGAACCGCCATCGAGCAGGCACGCGAAAACGAATCCCACGTCGCACCCGAAACGCCCATCGAATGGGTGGTCGGGGATGCGACCCGCGCACCGCTGTGTCGGAAGAATCTTCGGGCGAAATCGGTCGATTCGGCCGAATCGACCGAACTGACCGAATCGGCATCATCCGTGACGGTGCTGATGAACCCGCCGTTCGGCGCTCAGACGGGCAACCAACATGCGGACCGCGCGTTTCTCGAAACGACTTCGGCAATCGCGGACGTCTCTTACTCCATTCACAACGAAGGGAGTTTGGACTTCGTCGAGGCGTTCGCCGAAGATGCTGCCGCGGATGTAACACACGCGTTTCGAGCGGAACTGCCGCTCTCGCGGCAGTTCGAGTTCCAGCGGGAGGAACGAAAAGTAATCGACGTGGAAGTGTTCAGAATCGAGTGGCGTTAG